A stretch of Aureispira sp. CCB-E DNA encodes these proteins:
- the topA gene encoding type I DNA topoisomerase, whose amino-acid sequence MAKHLLIVESPAKAKTIEKILGKDFTVKSSYGHIRDLIKDSKDKKAIEVDNSYKPNYAISTGKQKVVKELKDWVKKVDEVWLATDEDREGEAISWHLAKVLKLDLDSTKRISFREITKPALQNAIQNPGRVDINLVNAQQARRVLDRLVGFELSGLLWRKVRGKLSAGRVQSVAVKLVVEREREINNFAPKPFFKVVAQFEVQDSKNKTVHFKANLNKNFDSEKEAQAFLEKCAPANYKVGNIAVKPAYRKPAAPFTTSTLQQEASRKLGFSVSRTMSVAQRLYEAGHITYMRTDSTTLSETALAALADTIKKLYGDNYLNTKQYTNNKASAQEAHEAIRPTYAENSAVNMGSDENRLYDLIWKRTIASQMAKAQLQKTTIDIDISTINDLKLVATGQVLKFDGFLKVYLESKEEDEQEDDDNTDDKILPPMTVGQPLMLEKMDAIERFTRPKPHYTEASLVKKLEELGIGRPSTYAPTISRIMDPNRGYVVKQTRLGKDREYKVLTLDGKKTTIATATQTEHVGYEKNKLFASDLGMQVTDFLSEHFANIMKYSFTAAIEDQLDIVAEGKEDWVKMLDDIYKPFHDQVEDTLENADRVTGERILGKDPKTGLSVLVRIGRFGPIAQIGLTEELGEEKPQYANLKETQSIETITFEEAMELFQFPKNLGEYEGKEVVIGEGRYGPFVKYDGAFISIPRTEDVHQVGMERAIELIKEKQKADAPIGYYQDKPITKGEGRFGPFVKWEGLYCSITKGSGFQLETITEEEAIVLVKAKIEKEANRYIHKWDEEGLSVQNGRWGPFIKIDKDRKSYKLLNKKGEKMTPEEAKEVTLEYVIQLVEEQGGVLKKKKAAKKKPAAKKKTTKKKTTGTKKKTTTKK is encoded by the coding sequence ATGGCAAAACATTTATTGATAGTGGAGTCTCCCGCTAAAGCGAAGACAATTGAAAAAATTTTAGGAAAAGATTTTACAGTTAAATCTAGTTATGGGCATATCCGTGACTTAATCAAAGACTCGAAAGATAAAAAAGCCATAGAGGTTGACAATTCATACAAACCTAATTATGCAATTTCTACAGGCAAACAAAAAGTAGTTAAAGAGCTCAAAGATTGGGTCAAGAAAGTGGATGAAGTGTGGTTGGCAACGGATGAAGACCGCGAAGGAGAGGCTATTTCTTGGCATCTAGCAAAGGTGTTAAAATTGGACTTGGACTCTACCAAGCGGATTTCGTTTAGAGAAATTACAAAACCTGCTTTGCAAAATGCCATTCAAAACCCTGGTAGAGTAGATATAAATTTAGTCAATGCACAACAAGCAAGACGTGTATTGGATCGTTTGGTCGGGTTTGAGCTGTCGGGGTTGTTGTGGCGCAAGGTTAGAGGGAAATTATCGGCAGGACGTGTGCAGTCTGTTGCTGTGAAATTGGTAGTAGAGCGAGAGCGAGAAATTAATAATTTTGCCCCCAAGCCCTTTTTTAAGGTAGTAGCACAATTTGAAGTTCAGGATTCAAAAAATAAAACAGTTCATTTCAAAGCCAACCTAAACAAGAATTTTGATTCTGAAAAAGAAGCACAAGCATTCTTAGAAAAATGTGCGCCGGCTAATTATAAAGTAGGCAATATTGCTGTTAAGCCTGCGTATAGAAAACCTGCTGCTCCATTTACGACATCTACCTTACAACAAGAAGCTAGTCGAAAATTAGGTTTTTCTGTTTCCAGAACAATGTCTGTTGCACAACGCCTGTACGAAGCGGGACACATTACCTATATGCGTACAGATTCTACTACGTTGAGCGAAACAGCCTTGGCGGCTTTGGCAGATACAATTAAGAAATTATACGGTGACAATTATCTAAATACAAAACAATATACCAATAACAAAGCTTCTGCTCAAGAAGCGCATGAGGCAATACGTCCGACTTATGCTGAGAATAGTGCCGTAAACATGGGCAGTGATGAGAATCGTTTGTACGATTTAATCTGGAAACGTACCATTGCGTCTCAGATGGCAAAAGCTCAGTTGCAAAAGACAACAATAGATATTGATATTTCGACGATAAATGACCTAAAATTGGTCGCTACGGGGCAAGTGTTAAAATTTGATGGTTTCTTGAAGGTCTATTTAGAGTCTAAAGAAGAAGACGAGCAAGAAGATGACGATAATACGGACGATAAAATTTTGCCACCAATGACCGTAGGGCAACCATTAATGTTAGAAAAAATGGATGCCATAGAGCGTTTTACTCGCCCCAAACCACATTATACAGAAGCTAGTTTGGTTAAGAAACTAGAGGAATTGGGAATTGGTCGTCCGTCTACTTATGCGCCAACGATTAGCCGAATTATGGACCCTAATAGAGGTTATGTGGTTAAACAGACTAGATTAGGAAAAGATAGAGAATACAAAGTGTTGACGTTGGACGGCAAAAAAACAACGATTGCTACGGCTACTCAGACGGAACATGTGGGATACGAAAAAAATAAATTGTTTGCAAGTGATTTGGGAATGCAAGTAACCGATTTCCTATCAGAACATTTTGCGAACATCATGAAGTATAGCTTTACAGCAGCAATCGAAGATCAACTGGATATTGTCGCAGAAGGAAAAGAGGATTGGGTAAAGATGTTGGATGATATTTACAAACCATTTCACGATCAAGTAGAAGATACGTTGGAAAATGCAGATCGTGTTACAGGGGAACGGATTTTGGGCAAAGATCCCAAAACTGGCTTGTCGGTATTGGTGAGAATTGGTCGATTTGGTCCTATTGCTCAAATTGGTTTGACAGAAGAATTGGGCGAAGAAAAACCTCAATATGCCAATTTAAAAGAAACGCAATCTATAGAAACGATCACCTTTGAAGAAGCGATGGAATTGTTCCAGTTTCCTAAAAACTTAGGAGAATATGAAGGCAAAGAAGTTGTTATAGGAGAGGGGCGTTATGGACCTTTTGTGAAATATGATGGTGCTTTTATTTCTATCCCTAGAACAGAAGATGTACATCAAGTTGGGATGGAACGAGCAATCGAATTGATTAAAGAAAAACAAAAGGCAGATGCTCCAATTGGGTATTATCAAGATAAACCAATAACAAAGGGAGAAGGTCGATTTGGTCCTTTTGTGAAATGGGAGGGGTTGTATTGTTCGATTACCAAAGGCTCAGGCTTTCAGTTAGAAACGATTACAGAAGAAGAAGCGATTGTTCTAGTAAAGGCTAAAATTGAGAAAGAAGCCAATCGTTATATTCACAAATGGGACGAAGAAGGTTTGTCTGTTCAAAATGGTCGTTGGGGACCTTTTATCAAAATTGATAAAGATCGTAAGAGTTATAAGTTGTTGAATAAGAAGGGAGAGAAAATGACTCCTGAAGAAGCGAAAGAAGTTACTTTGGAGTATGTTATTCAATTGGTAGAAGAACAAGGAGGGGTGTTGAAAAAGAAGAAGGCTGCCAAAAAGAAACCTGCGGCAAAGAAAAAAACAACGAAGAAAAAAACAACGGGAACCAAGAAGAAAACGACAACAAAAAAATAG
- a CDS encoding glycoside hydrolase family 2 TIM barrel-domain containing protein, whose translation MKLLFCIVCVLLLYFNNSVAQKNDWENPEVIAINKLEPHADFFSFERRRLALQEDKSGSKYYQCLDGQWAFYWVKDERKRLKDFYKVTYDISNWGTIPVPGNWEVNGYGVPIYVNQAYAFQAKNPPHIPVGKNEIGAYRHTFELDAAWLKRDVILHFGAVNSAFYLWINGQKVGYSQGSKTPAEFDITAYVREGTNTIALEVYRYSDGSYLQCQDFWRVSGIERSVYVYAAPKERIIDFEVQASLVQNYEQGQLKTQVILQGNSELNLQLELLENNKTILKKIKRVQLPNEAIVYFSDLLPTIKPWTAETPNLYTLVLTLLDKDGVQLETVSCKTGFRTSEIKNGQLLVNGKYVYLKGVNLHEHDPKTAHVVTEALLQKDLELMKANNINAIRTSHYPQPERFYELCDAMGFYVVDEANIESHGMGYGLASLAKRPKWKLAHWDRIRRMVERDKNHPSIIIWSLGNEAGNGTNFLYSYDWLKKRDTTRPVQYEQAHLNWRNSDIYAPMYPLFDKVKKYAQSESLKPLIMCEYAHAMGNSTGNFQDWWNLIEQYDALQGGFIWDWVDQGLEKVSASGERYWAYGGDFGPKNIPSLGNFCLNGIVFPDRSPQPALQEVKKVYQYAQIKAVDLNQGRVKVYNNYAFVNLSNFDLHWQLKTEGRILKEGIIKAIDVRAGDSLTIDLEYEALNRTKKEACFLNIQLIGNRSTAVSQIGHIMAREQFLVNTPPFNISIDTIPNRSIEVLANKDNLRIEGDEFSVRFDLQLGNIVSWKTNGKELIKKGFAPSFWRGMTDNDYGNFLLLRAGNWKRASNRAKANKARLIFANAQQAQIEVVYRLGTNGKLVVQYDVYSSGQIMVSSELKRGLIRFGALPKFGLAMQLPKEYDQLKWFGRGPFENYQDRKSAAFVDLYQSTVAEQYVPYIRPQENANKTDVQWLSLTNKEGVGLKVTALEQPFSMSALHYLTEDFQSEVRALGGQNEKNRHTIDVKERDLVALEIDCVQQGLGGDDSWWQKPHKKYRLTERIYRYKFVMQPINTINDWNQ comes from the coding sequence ATGAAGTTACTGTTCTGCATCGTTTGCGTTTTATTGTTGTATTTTAATAATTCTGTTGCTCAAAAAAATGATTGGGAAAACCCAGAAGTCATTGCAATCAATAAATTAGAACCCCACGCTGATTTCTTCTCGTTTGAACGAAGAAGATTAGCATTACAAGAAGACAAGTCAGGGTCTAAATATTATCAATGTTTGGATGGGCAATGGGCTTTTTATTGGGTGAAAGATGAGCGTAAACGCTTAAAAGATTTTTACAAAGTGACCTATGATATTAGTAATTGGGGAACTATTCCAGTACCAGGAAATTGGGAAGTGAATGGTTATGGTGTTCCTATTTATGTTAATCAAGCGTATGCGTTTCAAGCAAAAAATCCACCTCATATTCCAGTAGGTAAAAACGAAATAGGTGCTTATCGACATACTTTTGAATTAGATGCTGCTTGGCTGAAACGAGATGTTATTTTACATTTTGGAGCCGTTAATTCTGCCTTTTACCTTTGGATAAATGGACAAAAAGTAGGCTATTCACAAGGGAGTAAGACCCCCGCAGAATTTGATATTACGGCTTATGTTAGAGAGGGAACAAATACAATTGCACTAGAGGTGTATCGGTATTCAGATGGGAGTTATTTACAATGTCAAGATTTTTGGCGAGTGAGTGGTATAGAGCGTTCTGTGTATGTTTATGCTGCTCCAAAAGAAAGAATAATAGACTTCGAGGTACAAGCAAGTTTGGTTCAAAACTACGAACAAGGGCAGTTAAAGACTCAGGTTATTTTACAAGGTAATTCGGAGCTTAATTTGCAGTTAGAATTGTTAGAAAACAATAAGACTATTCTGAAAAAAATAAAACGGGTGCAACTACCAAACGAGGCTATCGTTTATTTTTCTGACCTGTTGCCTACAATAAAACCTTGGACTGCCGAAACACCTAATTTATACACCCTTGTATTGACATTATTAGATAAAGATGGTGTTCAATTAGAAACGGTTAGTTGCAAAACAGGTTTTCGTACCTCGGAAATCAAAAATGGGCAATTATTGGTGAATGGAAAGTACGTTTATTTAAAAGGAGTGAATTTACACGAACACGATCCTAAAACTGCTCATGTTGTAACAGAGGCTTTGTTACAGAAAGATTTGGAGTTAATGAAAGCAAATAATATCAATGCTATTCGAACCTCTCATTATCCTCAACCCGAACGATTTTATGAATTGTGTGATGCTATGGGATTTTATGTGGTGGATGAAGCCAATATCGAATCACATGGAATGGGCTATGGTCTTGCCTCTTTGGCAAAACGCCCGAAGTGGAAATTGGCGCATTGGGATCGGATAAGAAGAATGGTTGAGCGAGATAAAAATCATCCATCCATTATTATTTGGTCTCTGGGAAATGAAGCAGGGAATGGAACCAACTTTTTGTACAGTTATGATTGGTTAAAAAAACGAGATACTACTCGCCCCGTACAATACGAACAAGCGCATTTAAATTGGCGAAATTCAGATATTTATGCGCCTATGTATCCTCTATTTGACAAGGTAAAAAAATATGCTCAGTCGGAGTCTCTTAAACCTTTAATTATGTGTGAGTATGCGCATGCAATGGGGAATAGCACAGGAAATTTTCAAGATTGGTGGAACTTAATTGAACAATACGATGCTTTACAAGGCGGATTTATTTGGGATTGGGTCGATCAAGGACTAGAGAAAGTTAGTGCGTCAGGAGAGCGGTATTGGGCATATGGTGGCGATTTTGGTCCTAAAAACATTCCCAGCCTAGGCAACTTTTGTTTGAATGGGATTGTCTTCCCTGATCGAAGCCCGCAACCAGCCTTACAAGAGGTCAAAAAGGTCTATCAATATGCTCAAATCAAAGCAGTAGATTTAAATCAAGGACGAGTTAAAGTTTATAATAATTATGCATTTGTAAATCTTTCTAACTTTGATTTGCACTGGCAATTAAAAACAGAAGGGCGTATTCTCAAAGAAGGGATAATAAAAGCAATAGATGTAAGGGCAGGTGATAGCCTGACAATTGATTTGGAATATGAGGCGTTGAATAGAACAAAAAAAGAAGCTTGTTTTTTGAATATTCAGTTGATTGGAAATAGGTCAACAGCAGTCTCCCAAATAGGGCATATCATGGCTAGAGAACAATTTTTAGTGAATACTCCACCCTTTAACATTTCTATTGATACCATTCCTAATCGTTCTATAGAAGTATTGGCGAATAAAGATAATTTGAGGATAGAAGGGGACGAATTTAGCGTCCGTTTTGATTTGCAGCTAGGCAATATTGTTTCATGGAAAACGAATGGAAAAGAATTGATCAAAAAGGGTTTTGCGCCTAGTTTTTGGCGAGGTATGACGGATAATGATTATGGCAATTTCTTATTATTAAGGGCAGGTAATTGGAAACGTGCTAGCAACCGAGCCAAAGCTAACAAAGCACGCTTAATCTTTGCGAATGCTCAACAAGCTCAAATTGAAGTGGTTTATCGATTGGGTACGAATGGGAAATTGGTGGTGCAGTACGATGTGTATAGCAGTGGTCAAATTATGGTTAGCAGTGAATTGAAACGAGGACTAATTCGATTTGGTGCGTTGCCCAAATTTGGTTTAGCCATGCAATTGCCCAAAGAGTACGATCAATTAAAATGGTTTGGGAGAGGACCTTTTGAAAATTATCAAGATAGGAAATCAGCGGCTTTTGTAGACCTTTACCAAAGTACCGTTGCAGAACAATATGTGCCTTATATTCGCCCACAAGAGAACGCTAACAAAACAGATGTACAATGGCTTTCATTGACCAACAAAGAAGGTGTTGGTTTAAAAGTAACAGCTTTAGAACAGCCTTTTTCTATGTCTGCATTGCATTATTTAACCGAAGATTTCCAATCTGAAGTCCGTGCATTAGGTGGACAAAACGAAAAGAATCGGCATACAATAGACGTTAAGGAACGTGACTTAGTCGCTTTGGAAATTGATTGCGTACAACAAGGTCTTGGGGGCGATGACTCGTGGTGGCAGAAACCACATAAAAAATACCGTTTAACAGAACGTATCTATAGGTATAAATTTGTCATGCAACCAATCAACACGATTAATGATTGGAACCAATAG
- a CDS encoding class I SAM-dependent methyltransferase: MKRTKENFSKQAHLYRKFRPQYPKALLQMLAELPENNICLWDCGTGNGQVAAALSTAFKTVQATDISTEQIKYAIPKDNIHYSVQAAEKTSFDANQFDLITVAQAMHWFDFDAFYKEVQRVAKKNAILAIWGYGLLRISEEIDVLIDDYYTQIIGPYWDVERKHIDNHYTSIPFPFEALEINRSYSIDLQWKLDELEGYLNTWSSLQKYLREHATNPVDTVIKQIEAYWGKEEIKEVSFPIFLKIGRLT; the protein is encoded by the coding sequence ATGAAACGAACAAAAGAAAATTTTTCGAAGCAGGCGCATTTATACCGAAAATTTAGACCCCAGTACCCTAAAGCTTTGTTGCAAATGTTGGCAGAATTGCCCGAAAACAATATTTGTTTGTGGGATTGTGGAACAGGAAATGGTCAGGTAGCCGCAGCCTTATCTACTGCTTTTAAAACAGTTCAAGCAACAGACATTAGCACAGAACAAATTAAATACGCTATTCCTAAAGATAATATTCATTATAGCGTACAAGCTGCTGAAAAAACGTCTTTTGATGCCAATCAATTTGATTTGATTACGGTTGCACAAGCAATGCATTGGTTTGATTTTGATGCTTTTTATAAAGAAGTTCAGCGAGTTGCTAAGAAAAATGCCATTCTTGCTATTTGGGGATATGGTTTGTTGCGAATCAGTGAAGAAATTGATGTTCTGATAGATGATTATTATACACAAATTATTGGACCTTATTGGGATGTCGAACGCAAGCATATTGACAATCACTACACTTCCATTCCGTTTCCATTTGAAGCGCTCGAAATCAATCGTTCTTATTCAATAGACCTTCAGTGGAAGCTAGATGAATTGGAGGGGTATTTGAACACTTGGTCAAGCTTACAAAAATATTTAAGGGAACATGCAACCAATCCTGTTGACACAGTAATTAAACAAATAGAAGCTTATTGGGGAAAAGAAGAAATAAAAGAAGTTTCTTTTCCTATTTTTTTGAAAATAGGGCGCCTTACTTAA
- a CDS encoding DUF1152 domain-containing protein, translating to MNHSLTKIPLFQALENSQHILLAGAGGGFDIYAGIPLYFALKQLGKTVTLANFSFTWLDHTTAKEVCSKCYQIEAKDIDQSGRNYFPEKFLKQWLAQQKEFPALYAFDRMGVQPLKEAYIYLQKKHQIDSVLLVDGGTDSVLFGDEELLGTPQEDMCTIAAVQESGIPTQLLASIGFGIDHFHGVSHFRFLENVAALAKEGGYLGLFQLTQEMPEAQHYIKAVHFANQQMPQAPSIVSNSIVSALQGAYGNIHATTRTIGSELWINPLMTIYWCFELNALASKIEYLEAVKDSVTMGDFNKKLAQYRSGLKQTRPYKQLPI from the coding sequence ATGAACCATTCATTAACTAAAATCCCCTTATTTCAAGCTTTAGAAAATAGCCAACATATTTTACTAGCAGGTGCTGGTGGGGGCTTTGATATTTACGCTGGCATTCCACTTTATTTTGCGCTTAAACAATTAGGCAAAACCGTAACATTAGCCAATTTTTCTTTTACATGGCTGGATCACACAACAGCGAAAGAAGTCTGCTCCAAATGTTATCAAATAGAAGCTAAGGATATAGATCAATCAGGGCGAAATTATTTTCCTGAAAAATTTTTAAAACAATGGCTAGCCCAACAAAAAGAGTTTCCCGCATTGTATGCCTTTGATAGAATGGGAGTCCAACCTCTAAAAGAGGCGTACATCTACTTACAAAAGAAACATCAAATTGATAGCGTCCTTTTGGTAGATGGAGGCACGGATAGTGTACTCTTCGGAGACGAAGAACTCTTGGGTACCCCTCAAGAAGATATGTGCACAATTGCAGCCGTTCAAGAAAGTGGTATTCCAACTCAATTGCTCGCTAGTATTGGTTTTGGCATCGACCATTTTCATGGGGTATCTCACTTTCGCTTCTTAGAAAATGTTGCGGCACTCGCCAAAGAGGGTGGTTATTTGGGCTTATTTCAGCTCACACAAGAAATGCCAGAGGCACAGCATTACATTAAGGCCGTTCATTTTGCCAACCAACAAATGCCCCAAGCTCCTAGTATTGTCTCCAATTCTATCGTAAGTGCTCTACAAGGAGCCTATGGAAATATTCATGCTACGACCAGAACTATAGGAAGTGAACTTTGGATTAATCCTTTGATGACAATTTATTGGTGCTTTGAATTAAATGCTCTAGCTAGCAAAATAGAGTATCTAGAAGCCGTAAAAGATTCTGTTACGATGGGTGATTTTAATAAAAAGTTAGCTCAATATAGAAGTGGTTTAAAACAGACAAGACCTTACAAACAGCTTCCCATTTAA
- a CDS encoding T9SS type A sorting domain-containing protein: MKTIQLILLSFLCSNLIAQQAGSLDPSFGIGGKVVTSITNGLDQAHGVAIQTNGKIVVAGNSSSLITGKDFVCARYNTNGTLDSTFGNGGIVTTDLQIGSEDVAYDLVIQTNGKIILAGSSDNGTKKDAALVRYNTNGSIDSTFGTNGIVISTFVSNQQDEIKVVKIHALTGNIIVGGNTEISSNEAKPIVARYLSTGNLDLTFGVQQLPIGTTLGNTYYLCIEDLEVRPNGKIVAAGWRDIVSSSRYSDFYAARINSNGTMDNTFSADGVMSYDYGGSIDGRDQDRAYSVSIRPDGDILLIGTSHQSLALDKFSLVELDDAGGIKGPKTRKDVGNLYDVAYGFAEDNNGQFILAGSSGYTSKEFTIVRTLESSNYDLDVSFGNGGVVHTSFNNNSISESFDVLVQPADNKIVAVGYTGNDLAIARYLGTDIPQLDSFQLTSPANLATEQSYSTLPLVWTTAFGATSYEIDVDTLPSFATAQTYTSSNTNIGLSGLLSSTKYYWRVRATDGTSWGQYSAVWCFTTNSLDNFNLIAPADLATNQVYVNLVFDWTTAVGASSYEMLIDSSATFASNPQTYTASSSTWTVNNLQPKTEYFWKVRALNGTTAGPWSSTWSFRTEDLNSISKLLQLQLNIYPNPTNTDLYLELPKSLNSSTYRVVGITGEIVKEGRIDQPIIKINLEDILPGMYFLDVDHIVGQPFQIIR, translated from the coding sequence ATGAAAACAATACAACTCATTTTATTATCTTTTTTATGTTCAAACCTTATTGCGCAGCAAGCGGGAAGCCTTGATCCAAGTTTTGGCATAGGCGGAAAAGTAGTTACTTCAATTACAAATGGCTTAGACCAAGCTCATGGTGTTGCTATTCAAACCAATGGGAAAATCGTAGTAGCAGGTAATTCTAGTAGCTTGATTACAGGCAAAGATTTTGTTTGCGCTCGATATAATACGAATGGCACACTTGATAGCACTTTTGGAAATGGAGGAATCGTGACAACTGATTTGCAAATAGGCAGTGAGGATGTCGCATATGATTTGGTTATCCAAACCAATGGGAAAATTATTTTGGCAGGATCTAGTGATAATGGAACCAAAAAAGATGCTGCATTAGTTCGTTATAATACCAATGGTTCTATTGATAGTACTTTTGGTACAAATGGGATTGTTATCAGTACCTTTGTTTCTAACCAACAAGATGAAATTAAAGTTGTCAAAATTCATGCATTGACTGGAAATATTATAGTGGGAGGAAATACTGAAATTTCTTCTAACGAAGCAAAGCCTATTGTAGCACGTTACCTGTCTACAGGAAATTTGGATTTGACCTTTGGAGTTCAACAACTGCCAATTGGTACAACTTTAGGTAATACTTATTATTTGTGTATTGAGGATTTGGAAGTTCGACCTAATGGAAAAATAGTAGCGGCAGGATGGAGAGATATTGTATCGTCTTCAAGGTACTCCGATTTCTATGCTGCCCGCATCAATTCTAATGGAACAATGGACAATACTTTTTCAGCAGATGGTGTTATGTCGTATGATTATGGAGGGAGTATAGATGGTAGAGATCAAGATCGTGCCTATTCTGTATCCATTCGCCCTGATGGTGATATACTTTTGATCGGAACGAGTCATCAAAGTTTGGCTTTGGATAAATTTTCTTTGGTAGAGCTGGACGATGCAGGGGGAATTAAAGGCCCTAAAACACGAAAAGATGTTGGAAATTTGTATGACGTAGCCTATGGTTTTGCAGAAGATAACAATGGTCAATTTATTTTAGCAGGATCAAGTGGATATACTTCTAAGGAATTTACAATTGTTAGAACTTTGGAATCTAGTAATTATGATTTGGATGTTTCCTTTGGCAACGGGGGAGTTGTACATACTTCTTTTAACAACAATTCAATTAGTGAAAGCTTTGACGTGCTTGTTCAGCCTGCTGACAACAAAATTGTTGCTGTTGGATATACAGGAAATGATCTTGCAATAGCAAGATATTTGGGAACAGATATTCCTCAGTTGGACTCTTTTCAATTGACCTCACCTGCGAATCTGGCAACCGAGCAAAGTTACAGCACCTTACCTTTGGTTTGGACGACTGCCTTTGGAGCTACTTCTTATGAAATAGACGTAGATACATTGCCAAGCTTTGCGACAGCTCAAACGTATACGAGTTCAAATACAAATATAGGATTAAGTGGTCTGTTGTCTAGCACAAAGTATTATTGGAGAGTACGTGCAACAGATGGTACTTCATGGGGGCAATATAGCGCTGTATGGTGCTTTACAACAAATTCATTGGATAACTTTAATTTGATAGCACCAGCTGATTTAGCAACCAATCAAGTGTATGTGAATTTAGTATTTGATTGGACAACAGCTGTGGGAGCTTCTTCTTATGAAATGTTGATTGATTCCAGTGCTACTTTTGCTAGTAATCCACAAACATATACTGCTTCTAGTTCTACATGGACTGTAAACAACCTTCAACCTAAAACAGAATATTTCTGGAAAGTTAGAGCATTAAATGGGACAACTGCTGGTCCGTGGAGTTCGACATGGAGCTTTAGAACAGAAGATCTTAACTCAATATCGAAACTGCTCCAATTACAACTAAATATTTATCCTAACCCAACAAATACAGATTTGTATTTAGAACTTCCTAAATCTTTGAATAGCTCTACTTATAGAGTTGTGGGAATTACGGGCGAAATTGTTAAAGAAGGTAGGATAGATCAACCAATTATAAAAATAAATCTAGAAGATATCCTGCCAGGAATGTATTTCTTAGATGTCGATCATATTGTTGGTCAACCATTTCAAATTATACGATAA
- a CDS encoding DUF4442 domain-containing protein, which translates to MAITNNLTLPFDNSNPHIKKYLKQLSNPVLQRLFLLAKLPAAFFMGVKVQSVSPQEAKVTVPYSWRSQNPFKSTYFAAQAAAAEMSTGVLAMLALQGRGKISMLITKMEATYGKKAVSTATFTCKEGDKIIAAVQKAIETGEGQEVSILTIGTQIDKNGQEVEVSRFTFTWSFKVKQ; encoded by the coding sequence ATGGCAATCACCAATAATCTAACACTCCCTTTTGACAATAGTAACCCACACATCAAAAAATACCTCAAACAATTAAGTAATCCTGTTTTGCAACGCTTGTTTTTGCTTGCCAAACTTCCCGCTGCATTTTTTATGGGTGTTAAAGTCCAATCTGTAAGCCCTCAAGAAGCAAAGGTTACGGTTCCCTATTCTTGGCGTTCTCAAAATCCATTCAAGTCTACTTATTTTGCGGCACAAGCGGCAGCCGCTGAAATGTCTACTGGCGTCTTGGCTATGTTGGCACTTCAAGGACGAGGTAAAATATCAATGCTGATTACCAAAATGGAAGCTACGTATGGTAAAAAAGCTGTCAGCACTGCTACATTTACCTGTAAGGAAGGGGATAAAATCATAGCGGCTGTTCAAAAAGCCATTGAGACAGGAGAAGGGCAAGAGGTTAGCATACTAACTATTGGTACTCAAATAGATAAAAATGGACAGGAAGTAGAAGTATCTAGATTTACATTTACTTGGTCTTTTAAAGTAAAACAATAA